Proteins encoded within one genomic window of Arachis ipaensis cultivar K30076 chromosome B08, Araip1.1, whole genome shotgun sequence:
- the LOC107612097 gene encoding uncharacterized protein LOC107612097 encodes MLLKDLMEEKQLNLSQPLLSVRRYSSTKSSKRSKRDSNSSTRLPSPPLYKSDLKSGPVRTAGAVPFVWEKAPGKPKEQSNSQKHGLITPNPPPGKVSKVNRKQCFDAVSTCGSNNVSDSVRISDKEEVKENEKVAGSDSDDENFVDALETLSRTESFFMSTTSVFDDQEVLEQSRSLSSLSSNRDFIIDRFLPAAKALTSGTQPYASFFRKTIVGQEQQRKEVKKVLRPEISLHLSQHRPKALPRYGEDKTGDCNGAENFTATGCGLFPKLCLLSPIGGSRNEDKTQSSAVHGMQAKSVASHCETIKEHAKTSFPWKKSLDSQPGFTEVKDILCVSEKSKHGTDPHHCRGCNKPSSTSELPVVEKTLYVDSLRKVKSHSSSISSEVKNQTIHKGDSSKNSSSDMNIIEMTKHSKKLNSTEVATKVGEDGKIDLEGQCVIQLGQKETDDDDDSSYMQVSLELPSLKAPSESWLKRTLPTISTSNLQSRTNNIATNTCARSQTHKTASSMYPKWETIVKSSNVHHGHQRLPKELLTSTPEA; translated from the exons ATGTTACTCAAAGATCTAATGGAAGAAAAACAGTTAAACCTTAGCCAGCCACTTCTATCGGTGCGGCGATACTCATCGACAAAGTCCTCCAAAAGGAGCAAGAGAGATAGCAATTCATCAACAAGATTACCCTCTCCACCTTTATACAAATCAGATTTAAAGTCAGGTCCAGTTAGAACTGCAGGTGCTGTTCCATTTGTGTGGGAAAAAGCTCCTGGAAAACCAAAAGAACAGAGCAATTCACAAAAACATGGTCTAATCACTCCAAATCCTCCACCAGGGAAGGTTTCAAAGGTAAATAGGAAGCAATGTTTTGATGCAGTTTCGACTTGTGGAAGCAATAATGTTTCTGATTCTGTAAGGATTTCGGACAAAGAGGAAGTTAAGGAAAACGAAAAGGTAGCAGGTTCTGATTCAGATGATGAGAATTTTGTAGATGCTCTTGAGACACTTTCAAGGACTGAATCATTCTTCATGAGCACTACTAGTGTTTTTGATGATCAAGAGGTCCTGGAACAATCTAGAAGCTTATCATCATTGTCCAGCAATCGCGATTTCATAATCGACAGGTTCTTGCCGGCAGCAAAGGCCTTGACATCCGGAACACAGCCATATGCATCATTCTTCAGGAAGACAATTGTAGGACAAGAACAACAACGAAAAGAGGTGAAGAAAGTTTTGAGACCAGAAATTTCCCTGCATCTTAGTCAGCATAGGCCTAAAGCTCTGCCTCGTTATGGCGAAGATAAAACCGGAGACTGCAATGGAGCCGAAAACTTCACGGCCACTGGTTGTGGATTGTTTCCTAAGCTATGCCTTCTTAGTCCAATTGGAGGATCAAGAAATGAGGATAAGACTCAAAGTTCTGCAGTTCATGGAATGCAAGCAAAATCAGTTGCTTCCCATTGTGAAACTATAAAGGAG CATGCTAAAACTTCTTTTCCTTGGAAAAAGTCATTAGATTCTCAACCTGGTTTCACAGAAGTAAAGGACATCTTGTGTGTTTCTGAGAAATCTAAACATGGAACTGATCCACATCATTGTAGAGGCTGCAATAAACCATCATCAACCAGTGAACTCCCTGTGGTTGAGAAAACTCTATATGTTGATTCTTTGCGCAAGGTTAAGTCGCATTCAAGTTCAATCTCTTCTGAAGTAAAGAATCAAACCATCCACAAAGGAGATAGTTCTAAAAATTCTAGTAGTGATATGAACATAATAGAAATGACAAAACATTCCAAGAAGTTGAACTCAACAGAAGTTGCTACCAAAGTTGGAGAAGATGGGAAAATTGACTTAGAAGGCCAATGTGTTATTCAGTTAGGCCAAAAAGAaacagatgatgatgatgattcaaGCTATATGCAGGTTTCACTTGAACTTCCTTCACTGAAAGCTCCATCAGAGTCTTGGCTTAAGCGCACTCTACCTACAATTTCCACAAGCAACTTGCAATCAAGAACAAACAACATTGCTACAAACACTTGTGCAAGAAGTCAAACTCATAAGACAGCTTCATCAATGTATCCTAAGTGGGAAACAATTGTTAAATCCTCTAATGTACATCATGGACATCAGAGGCTCCCTAAG GAACTACTGACAAGCACTCCAGAAGCTTGA